In the genome of Dermacentor silvarum isolate Dsil-2018 chromosome 1, BIME_Dsil_1.4, whole genome shotgun sequence, one region contains:
- the LOC125942271 gene encoding uncharacterized protein LOC125942271 has product MSRYKNCKLLSLASSKVKSKPLPCCLDFTFELAKDNSLQFLDLDITLTDEGSCWMYRPRAHKELVPYESTHSKTVKRAIATMCLESALKKSCCHKAQGSFDEQILKLRKAGFPCSVLSAVSEALLKKVKKERKVSTEEGQTFEKKAKPVVIPYSHKVAHNLKHVAVKYKIPVVSSAPRKLATLCRLIGSDNSKKAGCSIKHTNPFVKCEEGVVYCIPLKCGKEYVGQTGRCINDRLREHKLSLKYGYGSNLPLHCKACGNENKQACEARLQDTTILFKSKDSVARELLEANQIRKRGETCVSSPSLNIYTNESVFLDKF; this is encoded by the coding sequence atgtcaagatataaaaactgcaagctgttatccttggctagttcaaaagtaaaatctaagcctttgccgtgctgtttagattttacttttgaactagccaaggataacagcttgcagtttttagatcttgacataacccttactgacgaaggttcctgctggatgtatcgaccccgtgcccacaaggaattggtgccgtatgagtctacacactccaagactgttaaacgtgcgattgccactatgtgcctcgaatccgcccttaaaaaatcgtgctgtcataaggcacaaggaagctttgacgaacagattttgaaattgaggaaggctggcttcccttgttcggttttaagtgcagtttcggaggcgttattgaaaaaggtgaaaaaagaaagaaaagtaagcactgaagaaggtcaaacattcgaaaagaaagccaaaccagtggtgattccgtattctcacaaagtggcgcacaatcttaaacacgtcgccgtgaaatacaaaattcctgtggtttcttccgcaccccgaaaacttgctactttgtgccgcctgattggttctgataactctaagaaagcagggtgttccattaaacatacgaatccttttgtgaagtgtgaggaaggagttgtatactgtataccactgaagtgtgggaaagagtacgtcggccaaactggccgatgtattaatgatcgcctgcgggagcataagctttcattgaaatatggttatggctcaaacttgcctcttcattgcaaggcctgcggcaatgaaaataaacaagcatgtgaagcaaggcttcaagatactacaatcttgtttaaaagtaaagactctgtggcacgtgaattgttggaggccaaccagattaggaagagaggggaaacatgtgtcagctccccgtctctgaatatatacacaaatgaaagtgtgtttttagataagttttag